The sequence ATTCTGTTCTGATCTTTattaaatcagacaaattcctgtctacaaacatttgaaaatattaaatgtaattatGTGAATAAATGGAGATGTGTGTTATACATCAATAAGacagtactgtggattcattattatttgttggatatcaattttcatgggtTTTGTGGGTATGGGTGAACCACagaattaaatgttcaatgaatggcaaattttgtaaaggcttttataaacatgataaagactTCGGCAAATACCAGGAAATTAAATGTcaacgaatatgcaagttttccttcaGCCACTAAAATTGGTGCCCAGGAAAACAGTTGAATTCACAGTAATCCAAcagtacaaacaaaaataaagatgtcAACAATGAATGGCTTTCAACAGTAGACATGTGTTTAAACAAGCTATAAAGCATCCAGagtatagaaaataataaactcaacattcatgtttaaaaaatctgccatatttttaaatacaaaaattgaaaacttaaaccaaatgtaataataatagtaaaaaCTTGTACTGTAGATTTCTCCTTTAAGTTATTGGTTTtcacacattatttttttctgtattaaaaaTCTTCTTTAAGATATAGATTTCTTTTCTGAAATACATATATTGGAAATTTTGcttcaatttatcaaaattgatttgtttttaatatttttagacAAAAGCCAGAGTACAGAAATGTGAGAAGGTATTGTCAGAAATATCTGGATTATATACAGAAGAGAGAAAACTATTTCCAGGACAGAAACCATGTGCAAACTGTCTACAAAATAACACAGATAGGTATGGATagttaatatgttttattttcataagaaAGAAAGGACAGGAAAGGAAATAATTTTCAGCCGATATATGCAATATTAGGAGTAGAACATGTAAAAAGTCTATTTATAAACCATATATGTAGCTCCATATGGGGGGAGGCAATTAAAGTAAAGCCAGTACAGTAATAAAGCATTTAGCCTTAAGCTATGAAGTAAAAGAACATTCCTTAACATAATAATTCAGCTGGGTTTTTTCTAAACTTTTCACAATGACAGAAGAAAATTTACAAGGATTTTTTTTCCTAGTGAGAGAAAAGTAAGGAGACATATTGTACAGTCAGAAGAATTACTGAAGAAATTTGCTGAGAGACGGAGTCAACGTATGACTGTACATATAGAATATATGCATAATTTTGACAGGTTAGTTTGTAAGAATTTCTAATCaaatttttcatatgtttattgGTAAAGTGTGTCTTTATTTCTGTATCtttgataaaagagggacaaacaTTTGTGTTATAGTCTGTAATTTGTGGTTTTACACTTGACCCATTACTAAGCAAAggattttttcttattttgtttggtttttaaaacattttagttttgatagataatatttataatttttgtaggAAAAACATTCTGGAACATtccaaagaaatacaaaagaTGATGACAATCAGTAAAACAGAATTGGAGAAAGAACATTCAGATTTCATTGTATGGAATAGGTAATgctgtaattatattttacccAAACACTTAGGATGTGTATACAGGAATATGATGATTGATCTACATTCAATTCTTAAAGTggagataattaaaaaaaatatttcaatactgCCATATGTGGTACATTGTAATAGTCTCTTTAAATCACCAGGACATCTAATAACTTGAACAGATATTGCTGAAATTTATAACAGTTGTAGAACACCATATGAAAATGTGCAGAAGGGATATTATCCCTGTCTTTTAGTGTAGAAGACTAAATTCATTTTTGgttcattttccttttttgtcaaattttttttagacttaataatttaaattgaGATATGCAAAAACTATCACGGAATAGAATTTCCTGCCTAATATACATTATATGAACTGCAGggcttttgtgtttttaaataagTTCACTCACAGTTTtaggtttttatttattttaaataaaaaagcatgattGAATAAAAGTTTTGTATTGTTAATGGAAAAACAAGCAACTGCtgtttaaagtaaataaataaaatatttttttattctcaatcatgtcaatattgtattttgaaactagttaaaacattgaaattttgttgtataaaaaaatacaggaatatggtttatatatttgtagataTTTTAAACAAGGAAAGAAAAAGAGCTCAGAATTGGATGTTTATATTAGTGAAGCTGGTTCTTCTATTGGTGATCTTGTACAGACATTTAAGGTCAGAATTGTTACAGTGTGgtgacacaatatatatttacacaaaacatatttataggTTTCATATTTACAACTCCTAAAGTTTTTTCAAAGCCCTTTGAACAATGATTAATTCTTtgatgacaaatatttcatacaagaCATGATAATTAAGACAATTTTAGTTTAATATATGGTCTgcttaaaacaaaactttgaatactGTATTAAGCAAAGATCATAAAAGATGTTTTCATGTTAATCTTTAactgtattttcatttttgtgccAGGAACTAAGTACACAAGAACCACCATTACCAGCCATAGGAGAAAAGACTCTTAAAAGAAAACAGTTTATCACAGATGTTCATTTAAGgtaatgtttgttttcaaaaaggGTCATACTAGATAGATCTGCTGACAAATTTTCTCTTTCtcgtacatttttttcatagaaccttttttgtttctttggaTAGAAAAAAGGTTAAGTAAATGAACTTAGTAAAAAACTGATTAGAAATTTCAAATACAGAATAATTGTcttagatttatattttaatgaaaaagattagaaaaaaaacatacttttccattttccaaaataaattcaacCAAGACTGGGATAGAAATACCTAATGTGATCTTTAAATGCTGATTTAGATTTTCTCTTTCTTTAGAGTTGAAGATATACAGAGGAATGTCATGGAATCCAAATTGATAGCAGTTCAGTCAAGGGAACAGTTAGATAGGTAAGTTCATACTCTCTGTAACTGATTGTCctgaaataagataaaagatCAGATGGGGTAAAAGGGGGTTCCCCATTACATGTCATTCTACATTAAAGATGGCAGACATAAGTTCAAAGTATAAATTGTTTATCTTATTTGAGCTTACTGGTGGAGACATGAGGTGTTTTGTAGATTGTCTTCCTATTTTGTGAAATGTTGTTTGATAAGTGTCTTTTGATCCTTGAACTTGTCAGTCACTCTTTCCAATGGAGGTTCCGTAAAGAGTCTTGAtatgctttttaaaattaaacaaaaattatagaATAATACAATGTATTCTGAAAAACTTTTCTCTTGGTTCTACTCTAGTCAACTTTctatttgaagtaaaaaaaaacactgcaCTTTTCATTAATTGCGCAATCTTCTATTACTTTTATATCAGACGTGATATGGAATGTAACTGAACAATTGCTAGTTTATTCAGAGTTTATTCTCATTATTATAATCCAGGTCCAACAAGCTTATATTAAGTTTAAGGCATATTTCGTGTTTATACTTATTAACTCATAAAGTTTTGCTTacaaattttaagtattttgtaataataaaaatactttgtCTTTCTCTTTCAGTTTGTCATCCTTAATGAGTGATTTCCCATCCCTTGAGGATGTTGACTATACCTCATTGACCAACAAATCTGATACTTCATTGACCAATGGAGTAGATACAACCCTTGAAAAGGACATGTCAATTTTAGAGGACTTGGTTGATTgcaaaagatgaaaataaaatgtagcTGTTGCTTTAGTTACTGCAAAGCACATTATTTCTGTGATATGAATATAGAGAACACATGATGTAATTGGTGAAAAGTAATTCTATGCATATTTCTGATGTTGTTTGATTGGATAATTGGTGTTTTAAAGAAGTGTTATTAATTGgtacaaaaataccaaataattCATCTATCATTGCTAACTTATATAGTATTCATTAGAACCAGAttgaattttgatatatattgatatatttaagcATTTTTATATCAGAAATGTCTGAATGATAAATTTATACTATTAACCGGGTCTTAATCTAATCTTGAACATGCCTGTTTTTGATAGACTATAGAACAATAATGTCATCGGTGTTCCTTAACCATATCAATCATGTAATTATTGcattaatttaattgatatcaATATGAATACTAAATAGAACATAGTGAAATCCAGCATCCATATTAATCCCAGGCTACAAAATGattcaaatatttcagtttatactaattaaaaacagtttttttcaaataatcacacatctttttaaaatgagtaaaataagatttatacacattttttttgtaacaagCTGTTCAAGCTTTGCAAAACTATCTTAAATATATTGAAGATATCTTGCAGTCTTTGAGTTCCTGACTCATTCTAGTATATGGGATGGATAAAAATTCAGGTAAATTTTCTAAAAGGAAAAGATAAAAGGAAGAGATTCCTTGAAACTTCTAGTCACTGAAATTCcttctgtttttatttcaataaactaTATACACATTATTCTATTTAGGGTTGTTAATTAAGTGTTACTTTAGATTACTTATTTAAATTATGtagatttattttatgattttattgttacAGTTATTGCCTGCTCTAAACAGCCAAACTCCTATATCCCCACAATATTTCTCAGTCCCAATTTTtcttattgatattaaaattcCAATGAAAAGCCATATtaaaatattaccaataattgaatGATGTTATAAACTAATAGGTCATAAGCAGTGAAGTTATCCTCTCTTTGAATGTTAATAACTTTTATagtattttaaacaataagTGTTAATACTTGGGCATCTAAATGTCTACAtcagaaataaaaatcaattataagtGAACTGATTAATGATGATTGGTATGTTGAATACTGATAATGTAGCCAACAAAATAACTTTTGACATAGTTCAGTCAAGTGCATGCAGGGATAAAACTTGTTTGCTTAAAAGAAgtagtttttttctaattttcttcAGAAAGGTATTTCAAGATGTATTATCTATTGGAAAAAAGTGAGTGTTATACAAATCAtgcatttgttttaatacatgtacaaatatacaCTTAATCTTTGCAGTTCAGTAGTGTTTGTTTTATCAACTAACCACTCATTCATAGatcttttgtatataaaaacaaattctagATATTCCGCCACTCTTGCATATCGACAAAAAGGTGGCAGTATCCCaagaaatgtaaacaattttgttttggaaataatgcaaaactttataaaatcaAGTACAAAACCAAAGATTGTGTTTATGCAAACTTATTATGtgctgaatattttttttataaaataattattaatatgtgttttatttttttcatttattggaATTTCCACTGATATATATTCAGAAAACTATGAAAAGccaacttttgttttttttcatacatgttCTTTACCAAGGAAAGTCAGGTGCATGTTATTCAATGGTCATGTTTGTTGGTTtctgtatatttgttatttctttatgtTTTTAGCATAAATCaggttgttgtttttcttttgaattattcaaCCAATTTACAGATTTAACTTTAATACAACATAAGAATTGACAACAGAAAgcaaatttttgacattctAGAGTTACTGTATTTTGACCCTTAGATTCGATTCAAGTTTTCAAAAAGTGTGCTTCACTAGCTTTAGTGGAACTGACTTCAAACAAACTTTACATAGTTGTTGATATTAATGAGGAAACTCAGTtgtgtttaattaattttctgGTTTGTCATTCTAGGGTTATGAAACTTAAACTGTTACATTTCAtgcaatttttcacaaaatacacATTGGCTTTAGTATTCCAAGGGTTGATTTCCCCCAAactttacattatttttattgattgagtggaaaatgtacaaaaatttgtaaacatgaTTAAATGCTTTCGAATTATCCCATTTTTTTCTTGCAACAATTTCAATATGTATGCACAATAAGTGCCTCTCACTCCCTCTTTCATTCTGTATACATCTGTCCCAAGTccggagcctgtaattcagtggttgttgtttgctgttgtatgtcatatttgttgtttgtttattgtttaatacATAAAgacataattattacaaatagtAATATGAAGGCTGCTTCTAACCAAAACCAAAATATTAGTGGCTATGAAGCTATAGTTAGACTTTCTGATTCAAATGAATTCATGTGGTCTAATGCAAGATTTCAAAAACATgcactttttgtcattttgagtAAAGGACAATGAATGACActgaattatattttgatttaattgatattgtaaacttttgtgaaaagttatcaaaggtaccaggattaataTAATCTTTAAAAAGAAGTATTTTGACTAAggttcataaaatattttgatgcaCAAGTCTGATTACATTTTGCATATATACCATATACAGTTCTTTTGCCTCATGGTGAGAATTCTCAGATCTGTGCTTTATGTATTGTGTATCTCTGTTAGCTATTGTTGTGCTTTGTATTGATCGGATGAGTTTAGTCCTTTTgaactaatttttatagtttgttcttatgttgtccTGTTACACCACTATTCCAGGTTAAGGATAGACTTGGCCACCTGTAACTGTGGTTAACAATGTATGATCATTGTtgttttttgctgtatattataattgtttttgttttttgtttattgtatattCAGTAGTTTctcttttatatagttttaatttGTCATCTCAGGCCTTTAATGGCTTGCTGTGCAGTATGGCCATTTGTCAAAGGCTTTACAGTTCAGTATTATTGCTGACCTTCCTCATCATTTGGTGCAGtgttgactcattggcaatcatacctcatcttattattacatgtagtaatatttgatttttttggttttaaattttatcatttttcagaTCATTTAAAACTAATAGCAGAATCTATTTGCATATTTAACCCATTCTTTTAGTAAACAGGCAGAAACACTATAAAGTTTTGACTGATACTAGCATGCCATTTGTAAAGTCAATTTTTGGGCAATATCATCCATTGGAATTGCATGTCTTATGATGAATGGGATGAAGAAGTTTTTCCTATGAATGCACATATCTGTTTCCATTTGGATTTCATGCAATTTTACTGTATTTTTGCCTGTATATTTGTAACTTTTCCTTATTTATTTGAACTAATCCCCATTTAAATGATTACCAAAAGTATGAATTGCTTGCagcaaaacaaaaaccaaagaCTTGATAATCAATATATTGTAATAACTCTTTTTACTTTGGAAATGATAGAAAACATACTTTgtagaacataattttattgatgGTGTTTTGATTATAACAACTTGAATTTATGTATGTAAACCTACACCAGAGTGAATCTgtgatacatttatatattaaattgttatgtttgtttcattgaagaatttacagaaaataaaaaaaatatatatttaaccttaatttttttccaaaaaaatcaaaaccatgtttcataagatttaaaaaaaaattgttatttttaacagaGGGATTCTTTTAGTCTCCACAAGTTACCAAATGACAAGAATTACCAACTATAATACTTTGCCTTCCataatgaacaaagcccatacatACTTACTTTTACTTACTGCCCTTGTACGCCATTGGCGTGTAGGGCAGTAACGAAGATTTTCCACTTTTGTCTGTCGTTGGCAGTTTTCTGTAGTGTGCCCCATGTCTGTTGATATTTACTAGCCTCTGCCTCTACAGTTCTTCTCCATGTCATTTTGGGTCTTCCTCTCTTTCTTTTACCTACTGGGGTCCAGTGGAGTGCTGTCTTTGTGATATCCTCTTGGTCTTTCCGCAGGACATGCCCAATCCACATCCAGAGTCTTCTCATTATTGTTGTGGCTATATCTTGTTGTTGGCATCTGATGTATAGGTCCTCGTTTGAAATTTTATGTGGCCAAAAGATTCGCAGAATCCTTCTTAGACTTTTAGTATGGAATACTGACAGCTTGTTTTGGTCTTGTTCTGTCATCCTCCAACATTCTGAACCATACAAAAGTACAGGCAAGACACAGCTGCTGTAAAGTTTGAGTTTGGTCCGGATGGTATATTGACCAGATCTCCATACAGCCTGCAGGTTGTAAAGAGCTGACCTTGCCTTTGATAGTCGTCTTTTGATGTCACATTCTGCGCCGCCATTGGTAGTAACAGTGCTGCTAAGGTATGTGAAGGTATCAACATGTGGTAATGTTTTTCCATCCAGCAATACTGACCCTGGGTTGTTTACATTAAGTGTCATGACTTCAGTTTtctttatgttgatttttagCTCCATCTGTCCTGAATATTTTTCTAACTCTGAGGTCCTATCTTGAATATGTTGGTATGTGTGAGACATTAATGCTAAGTCATCAGCAAAATCTAGGTCTTCCAGAGTGGTAAAAGTGCCCCATCTTATGCCTCTTGGTGTATTAGCTGTTGTTTGTCTCATTATCCAGTCGATGACTATAATGAAGAGTGTCGATGACATGATACATCCTTCCCTTACTCCTGATTTTACTTGGAAGTATATATTACTGTATCCAACCCTGCACTGAAATCTCTCGTAGAATGCTTTTATGAGGTTGATGAGATGTTGTGGAATGCCATATGATTGCAATATTTTCGAAAGACTTTCCCTGTGGATGCTGTCAAATGCTTTTTCAAAGTCAACAAAGTTTATATATAGCTGCCGCTGCCATTCTGTGCATTGTTCTGTAATATTTCTTAACGTAAATATTTAAAGCCCATCatatcagctataaaaggtctagaaatgacaaatgtaaaacaattgaaatgacATAATTAACAgtcaaatatatgtataaaaatgaacGACAAGCAAATTCTACACAGCAACAAACACCAACTACTGAATATCAGACTTCTGATtgtggacaggcacatacagaacgTGGCAGTGTTAAACTAAGTTGTCGCCAACCCCCCTCCCAATGGGACAGTGTTGTGTTATATATCTGTGGCACATCACAATAATTCatgttacaaaacaataaacataaaaaatatgaaaaacagcaaaaaataaCGACACTCAATTACTGGCTCCTATTTTAAGTACATATAGAATGTGATTAGATTAAAGTCGTTTAATTGATTAGTATATTTGGTATTGTAATGTTGATTGCTCCTCGAGATGGTGTGGTATAAGTAAcactgtattttgttttttgaacaataaaaacaGTTGTATGTGGTACAATTGGTCATCTCATGTAGACATGGTTTGTCTTTGGCCAGTCTAGAATCATTGTATGAACAGGAAGATCCATGCCTATATTAGTCTGTGTATACATACAGTGTAGATCTTATAAAAGTTCATATGAAGATACCAAGATCTTGTTGATTAGTAACCCGTATAATTCACGATGGTCTTAAATTATAAATTCGGGGTACTGACGCTGTTAATAATCGTTGTTACAGTATTTGtctttgaaattaatttatttactcttttgttatatttggttATATCCCTTTGATGTGGCTCGGTACTCATCCATCccgttattgtgctatggtgAATTTTGGTATTCTTGTCTTTCGATTTTACtgatgtgctttgtctatataaCGTGTTGCTTTCTTTGATGTCATACTTCTTTGTTATTAtaatgattaagattataacacaatgtttgaCTGTGGTATCTcttcttttgacatttttacctataatgtcTGTTTGCTTTGTTTACTCGTTGTGGTCAATAGAATGGAACTGTTTGttactgtcatataagtgaaaGGTTTGGCTGACTTTTAGGTCAAGCTTGGTTCAAcatatgaaaatgcctgtaaaaagtcaggaatatgacagctggtATCCATTCGTTGGATGTGTtggttgttttcattttgttatttatcatgAACATCCCATTTAGGATTGTCCTCGtgttttagtattttttgtCATGATAGTTTTCAGTATATATATTCGGTACAGAATATACTTCTATAGACAAGAATCCTAATGTTAACGCTGTCATACCAGGGTTGGAGTGGTCTTTTATCAAATTCTTCCCAATTAGCACGATATagtttgtcttttatttgtttagaaTCGATGTTTGAATCGTTACATGCTTCATTCATGTTATAATCGGGATAAAAGATCCAGAGTAGGAAGAACGAACTAAAGCTTAATGCGACCCAACTACCATAGGTAATAAATtcattgttaaatttataattttattttgtttaacgATACAGTCATATCATATTTAGCTAGCTACAAAACCAGCTCTTCATCAGAAAAccctgaaccaagtcaggaatatgacagttgtttgatttgtttgatttgccatttgattaggtattttccgttttgaattttcctcgtagttcattttttttggtgatttttactttttatttacagGTCTATTAACTTACTAAAGTACCGTCCACCTTCATTATCATTGTTAACTAATTGGAACCAATAATCATTGTTAACTATTTAGAACCAATAGccatatattacaaaattttgtttgaattaataTTTACTAAAATATACGTATTATGACTActtcaaattcataaa is a genomic window of Mytilus trossulus isolate FHL-02 chromosome 1, PNRI_Mtr1.1.1.hap1, whole genome shotgun sequence containing:
- the LOC134702327 gene encoding uncharacterized protein LOC134702327 — its product is MSSTLFIIVIDWIMRQTTANTPRGIRWGTFTTLEDLDFADDLALMSHTYQHIQDRTSELEKYSGQMELKINIKKTEVMTLNVNNPGSVLLDGKTLPHVDTFTYLSSTVTTNGGAECDIKRRLSKARSALYNLQAVWRSGQYTIRTKLKLYSSCVLPVLLYGSECWRMTEQDQNKLSVFHTKSLRRILRIFWPHKISNEDLYIRCQQQDIATTIMRRLWMWIGHVLRKDQEDITKTALHWTPVGKRKRGRPKMTWRRTVEAEASKYQQTWGTLQKTANDRQKWKIFVTALHANGVQGQ